Proteins encoded by one window of Mesorhizobium sp. INR15:
- a CDS encoding ABC transporter permease — protein sequence MMRLELVKRPQRSMLFSALSPFIAFALTMIAGAIMFALLGVNPFNAFHIYFIEPISQTWQLHELAIKAAPLILIAVGLSVCYKANIWNIGAEGQFVLGGIVGSIIPVLFPQFEGPLVLPLMLLLGMVGGAAYAAIPALLKTRFGTNEILTSLMLVYVAQLFLDWLVRGPWRDPQGHGFPQTIQFGDSAILPQLMPDAGRANWGFVFAIIAALLVWVLMSRLLKGFEVRVLGSSPRAGRFAGFGINRMVFFAFLLSGALAGLAGISEVSGAIGQLQPVISPGYGFTAIIVAFLGRLNPLGIVAAGLVLALTYLGGEAVQSALGISDKVARVFQGMLLFFVLGCDTLIHYRIRVIGLALTKPEAATKLEATPKLKEAR from the coding sequence ATGATGCGCCTCGAACTCGTCAAACGCCCACAGCGATCCATGCTGTTTTCGGCGCTATCGCCTTTCATTGCCTTTGCGCTGACAATGATTGCCGGTGCGATCATGTTCGCACTGCTTGGGGTCAACCCATTCAATGCATTCCACATCTATTTCATCGAGCCGATCAGCCAGACGTGGCAGTTGCACGAACTGGCGATCAAGGCAGCACCACTGATCCTGATCGCGGTCGGCCTGTCGGTCTGTTACAAGGCCAACATCTGGAACATCGGCGCAGAGGGTCAATTCGTCCTTGGCGGCATTGTCGGGTCGATCATTCCGGTGCTGTTCCCGCAATTCGAAGGCCCGCTGGTGCTGCCGTTGATGCTGTTGCTCGGCATGGTGGGCGGTGCCGCTTATGCGGCGATCCCTGCTCTGCTCAAGACGCGTTTCGGCACCAATGAAATCCTGACCAGCCTGATGCTGGTCTATGTCGCTCAGCTCTTCCTCGACTGGCTGGTGCGCGGCCCGTGGCGCGACCCGCAAGGTCACGGTTTCCCACAGACGATCCAGTTCGGCGATTCAGCGATACTGCCCCAATTGATGCCGGATGCCGGGCGCGCCAACTGGGGATTTGTTTTCGCGATCATTGCCGCGCTGCTGGTTTGGGTCCTGATGAGCCGTTTGCTCAAGGGTTTTGAAGTCCGCGTGCTGGGCTCCAGCCCACGGGCGGGACGGTTCGCCGGCTTCGGCATCAACCGCATGGTGTTCTTCGCCTTCCTGTTGTCGGGCGCGTTGGCTGGGCTCGCCGGCATATCGGAAGTTTCGGGCGCCATCGGCCAGTTGCAGCCGGTGATCTCGCCGGGATACGGCTTCACCGCCATCATCGTGGCGTTCCTTGGCCGCCTCAATCCACTCGGCATCGTCGCCGCAGGGCTGGTGCTGGCGCTCACCTATCTCGGTGGCGAAGCCGTACAGAGCGCGCTCGGCATTTCCGACAAGGTAGCGCGCGTCTTCCAGGGCATGCTGCTGTTCTTCGTGCTCGGCTGCGACACGCTCATCCACTACCGCATCCGCGTCATCGGCCTTGCCCTGACGAAACCCGAGGCAGCGACCAAACTCGAAGCCACGCCAAAGCTCAAAGAGGCCCGCTGA
- a CDS encoding ABC transporter permease, whose product MDITVNILLTIATAATPLLIAAIGELVVERSGVLNLGVEGMMIMGAVGGFGASYLTGSPWIGLLAAIAMGALFSLLFAVMTLSLATNQVATGLSLTLLGLGLSGMMGTSFVGQPGERLPNLDIPGLTSIPVVGRLLFGQDPIFYISIALTAAVMWFLFKTRTGLTLRSIGDSHTSAHALGIQVIRYRYLAVIFGGACAGLAGGHLSLVYTPQWVENMSAGRGWIALALVVFASWRPWRVLAGAYIFGAVWIGQLHAQAFGIPVPSQLLSSLPYLATVVVLVLISRNKRLTMMNTPASLGQPFVPDR is encoded by the coding sequence ATGGACATCACCGTAAACATCCTTCTGACCATCGCCACGGCGGCCACGCCGCTGCTGATCGCGGCAATCGGTGAGCTGGTCGTCGAACGCTCCGGCGTGCTCAATCTTGGCGTCGAGGGCATGATGATCATGGGCGCGGTCGGTGGCTTTGGCGCCAGCTACCTGACGGGCTCACCATGGATCGGGCTACTGGCCGCGATCGCCATGGGCGCTCTGTTCTCGCTGCTGTTTGCCGTCATGACGCTGTCTCTGGCCACCAACCAGGTAGCGACCGGCCTTTCGTTGACCCTGCTTGGCCTCGGCCTGTCAGGCATGATGGGAACCAGTTTTGTCGGCCAGCCCGGCGAGCGGCTGCCCAATCTCGACATCCCCGGCCTAACCTCAATCCCTGTCGTTGGCCGCCTTCTGTTTGGCCAGGATCCGATCTTCTACATCTCGATCGCCCTGACCGCCGCCGTGATGTGGTTCCTGTTCAAGACCCGCACGGGGCTGACCTTGCGCTCGATCGGCGACAGCCACACATCGGCGCACGCACTCGGCATCCAGGTGATCCGCTACCGCTATCTCGCGGTGATCTTCGGAGGTGCCTGTGCCGGCCTTGCCGGCGGTCATTTGTCGCTGGTCTACACACCGCAGTGGGTCGAGAACATGAGCGCCGGCCGTGGCTGGATCGCGCTTGCACTGGTGGTGTTTGCCTCATGGCGCCCATGGCGGGTGCTGGCCGGCGCATACATCTTCGGTGCGGTTTGGATCGGCCAGCTTCATGCACAGGCTTTTGGTATTCCGGTGCCTTCGCAACTGCTTTCTTCGTTGCCCTATCTGGCAACCGTCGTGGTTCTCGTTCTAATCTCGCGCAACAAGCGTTTGACGATGATGAACACGCCGGCTTCCTTGGGGCAGCCATTCGTTCCGGATCGTTGA
- a CDS encoding BMP family ABC transporter substrate-binding protein codes for MKKLLIALMTTTAAFSLAASAEAADKLKACWVYTGPIGDFGYSYQHDQGRLQVEKELGDKVETAYLENVSEGPDADRAFERLAREGCKIIFGTSFGFMDPEVKAAKKFPKVMFEHATGYKTGDNLGIYNARFYEGRYILGQIAAKESKSGVAGYIVSFPIPEVVMGINSFMLGAQSINPNFKAKIVWVNSWFDPGKEADAAKALFDQGADIVVQHTDSTAALQVAEERGLKGFGQSSDMIKFAPKAQLTSLTDDWGPYYVGRVKAALDGTWKPDNVWLGIKDGAVHMAAYTNMPDDVKAMAEATQKKIADGWNPFTGPVAKQDGTPWLKDKEVADDGTLLGMNFYVKGVDDKLPQ; via the coding sequence ATGAAAAAACTACTTATTGCCCTGATGACCACGACCGCCGCATTCTCGCTGGCGGCGTCCGCCGAGGCTGCGGACAAGCTGAAGGCGTGCTGGGTCTACACCGGCCCGATCGGCGATTTCGGCTATTCGTATCAGCACGACCAGGGCCGCCTACAGGTCGAAAAAGAGCTCGGCGACAAGGTCGAGACCGCCTATCTGGAGAACGTGTCCGAAGGCCCCGACGCCGACCGTGCATTCGAGCGTCTGGCCCGCGAAGGCTGCAAGATCATCTTCGGCACATCCTTCGGCTTCATGGATCCCGAAGTGAAGGCCGCCAAGAAGTTTCCGAAGGTGATGTTCGAGCACGCGACCGGTTACAAGACGGGTGACAACCTCGGCATCTACAACGCGCGCTTCTATGAAGGCCGCTACATTCTGGGCCAGATCGCCGCCAAGGAATCGAAGTCGGGCGTCGCCGGCTATATCGTCTCCTTCCCGATCCCCGAAGTGGTGATGGGCATCAACTCGTTCATGCTCGGAGCGCAGTCGATCAACCCGAACTTCAAGGCCAAGATCGTCTGGGTGAACTCGTGGTTCGATCCGGGCAAGGAAGCCGATGCCGCCAAGGCACTGTTCGACCAGGGCGCCGACATCGTCGTTCAGCACACGGATTCCACGGCCGCCTTGCAGGTTGCCGAGGAGCGCGGGTTGAAAGGTTTCGGCCAATCGTCCGACATGATCAAGTTCGCGCCCAAGGCGCAGCTGACCTCGCTTACCGACGACTGGGGTCCGTACTATGTCGGCCGCGTCAAGGCAGCCCTCGACGGCACCTGGAAGCCTGACAATGTCTGGCTCGGCATCAAGGACGGTGCGGTCCATATGGCGGCCTACACCAACATGCCCGACGACGTGAAGGCGATGGCGGAAGCCACCCAGAAGAAGATCGCCGACGGCTGGAACCCCTTTACCGGGCCGGTCGCCAAGCAGGACGGCACGCCTTGGCTGAAGGACAAGGAAGTCGCGGATGATGGCACGCTGCTCGGCATGAACTTCTATGTGAAGGGCGTCGACGACAAGCTGCCGCAGTAA
- the rimO gene encoding 30S ribosomal protein S12 methylthiotransferase RimO, translating to MSAPRVSFVSLGCPKALVDSERIITRLRAEGYEIARKHDGADLVVVNTCGFLDSARDESLNAIGSALSENGRVIVTGCLGAEPDVIRERHPNVLAITGPQAYESVMAAVHEAAPPSHDPYIDLLPPQGVKLTPRHYAYLKISEGCNNRCTFCIIPALRGDLVSRPAADVLREAEKLANAGVKELLVISQDTSAYGIDIKYQTSMFGDREVRAKFLDLSEELGKLGIWVRMHYVYPYPHVADVIPLMADGKILPYLDIPFQHASPQVLKNMRRPAHGEKTLERIRGWRDVCPDLAIRSTFIVGFPGETDEDFEMLLDWLDEAKIDRAGCFKYEPVRGARSNDLGLEQVPQEIKEARWHRFMQRQQKISATQLAKKVGKRLPVLIDEAHGTSAKGRTKYDAPEIDGSVHIQSRRPLRAGDIVTVKIDRADAYDLYGSAV from the coding sequence ATGTCCGCTCCTCGCGTGAGTTTTGTCAGTCTTGGATGCCCGAAAGCCCTTGTGGATTCGGAGCGCATCATCACGCGCTTGCGCGCCGAGGGTTACGAGATTGCCCGCAAGCATGACGGCGCCGACCTCGTCGTGGTCAACACCTGCGGCTTCCTCGATTCCGCCCGTGACGAGTCGCTCAACGCCATTGGCTCGGCGCTTTCGGAAAACGGCCGGGTCATCGTCACAGGCTGCCTCGGCGCCGAGCCTGATGTCATCCGTGAAAGACATCCCAACGTTCTCGCCATCACCGGGCCGCAGGCCTATGAGAGCGTGATGGCGGCCGTGCATGAGGCGGCGCCGCCAAGCCACGATCCCTATATCGACCTTCTGCCGCCGCAGGGCGTCAAGCTGACCCCGCGCCACTACGCCTATCTCAAGATTTCGGAAGGCTGCAACAACCGCTGCACCTTCTGCATCATCCCGGCGCTGCGTGGCGATCTCGTGTCGCGGCCGGCTGCCGATGTGCTGCGCGAGGCCGAGAAACTGGCCAACGCGGGGGTCAAGGAACTCCTGGTGATCTCGCAGGACACCAGCGCCTACGGCATCGACATCAAATACCAGACCAGCATGTTCGGCGACCGCGAAGTCCGCGCCAAATTCCTCGACTTGTCGGAAGAACTGGGCAAGCTCGGCATCTGGGTGCGCATGCACTACGTCTACCCCTACCCGCATGTCGCGGACGTCATCCCTTTGATGGCCGATGGGAAAATCCTTCCCTATCTCGACATTCCGTTCCAGCACGCCTCGCCTCAGGTGCTGAAGAACATGCGCCGGCCAGCGCATGGCGAAAAGACACTGGAGCGCATTCGCGGCTGGCGTGACGTGTGTCCGGATCTCGCCATCCGCTCGACCTTCATCGTCGGCTTCCCCGGCGAGACGGACGAGGATTTCGAGATGCTGCTCGACTGGCTGGATGAAGCCAAGATCGACCGCGCCGGCTGCTTCAAATACGAGCCTGTGCGGGGCGCCCGCTCCAATGATCTCGGCCTCGAACAGGTCCCGCAGGAGATCAAGGAAGCGCGCTGGCATCGCTTCATGCAGCGTCAGCAGAAGATTTCAGCGACACAGCTGGCCAAGAAGGTTGGCAAGCGCCTGCCCGTGCTGATCGACGAGGCACATGGCACCTCTGCGAAGGGCCGGACCAAATATGACGCGCCGGAGATTGATGGCTCGGTCCATATCCAGTCGCGCCGTCCCTTGCGCGCCGGTGACATCGTCACGGTCAAGATCGACCGCGCCGACGCCTATGATCTCTATGGTTCGGCGGTCTGA
- a CDS encoding TerC family protein, whose product MEIFTTAGLSALLQVIAIDLVLAGDNAIVIGLAAAGLPADQRKRAILIGVIAATVLRIFFAAITVKLLAVVGLLLAGGILLLWVCWKMYRELRTSHADELEATEALSNSDLNSDKAVAGKTPRKTLGQAALQIVVADVSMSLDNVLAVAGAARDHFPVLVIGLVLSIALMGLAATFIAKLLHRHRWIAYVGLLIILYVAVDMVYRGAVEVWPHVNSAVG is encoded by the coding sequence ATGGAAATCTTCACAACCGCAGGGTTATCGGCCCTTCTTCAGGTCATCGCCATCGACCTCGTACTTGCGGGTGACAACGCCATAGTTATCGGTCTCGCCGCCGCCGGCCTGCCCGCCGACCAGCGCAAGCGCGCGATCCTGATCGGTGTGATCGCGGCCACCGTTCTGCGCATCTTTTTCGCGGCCATCACGGTCAAACTTCTGGCGGTTGTCGGCCTGCTGCTTGCCGGTGGCATCCTGCTCCTGTGGGTGTGCTGGAAGATGTATCGCGAGTTGCGCACGTCCCATGCGGACGAACTGGAGGCTACGGAAGCGCTCTCCAATTCCGATCTCAACAGCGACAAGGCCGTGGCCGGCAAGACGCCGCGCAAGACACTCGGTCAGGCAGCCCTGCAGATTGTCGTCGCCGATGTGTCGATGTCGCTCGACAATGTGCTGGCGGTGGCTGGCGCGGCACGCGATCATTTTCCGGTACTGGTGATCGGCCTTGTCCTGTCGATCGCATTGATGGGGCTGGCCGCGACCTTCATCGCCAAATTGCTGCATCGCCACCGCTGGATCGCTTATGTCGGCCTGCTGATCATCCTCTATGTGGCGGTGGACATGGTCTATCGCGGCGCGGTGGAAGTCTGGCCGCATGTCAACAGCGCGGTCGGCTGA
- a CDS encoding DUF930 domain-containing protein, with product MLLLSPMKKLCITALACVTLGFPANAMDSALRAGLMKLDPQTRLEQRCDAEILDRITHDDSKFKADRVVAYAFATPEMGTDAIRSPGAAFRSKGQWYKLKFKCQTAPDHMEILQLRYRIGDEIPEADWSKYNLYD from the coding sequence ATGCTGCTTCTCTCGCCCATGAAGAAGCTATGCATTACAGCCCTGGCGTGCGTGACACTGGGTTTTCCAGCCAACGCAATGGACAGCGCATTGCGCGCCGGCCTGATGAAACTCGACCCGCAGACCCGGCTTGAACAGCGTTGTGACGCCGAAATCCTGGACCGGATCACCCACGACGATAGCAAGTTCAAAGCCGATCGCGTGGTCGCCTACGCCTTTGCAACGCCCGAGATGGGCACCGACGCGATCAGGAGCCCAGGCGCTGCGTTTCGCAGCAAGGGGCAATGGTACAAGCTGAAGTTCAAGTGCCAGACGGCGCCGGACCATATGGAAATCTTGCAGCTCCGATACCGCATCGGCGACGAGATTCCGGAAGCCGACTGGTCGAAGTATAATCTCTACGATTGA
- a CDS encoding DUF2161 domain-containing phosphodiesterase, with protein MNETSLYAPVKRFLEGLGFTVKGEIGGCDIVALRDGEPPVVVICELKLQFNLELVLQGVDRAAACDEVWLAARMSARGKGRESDARFRNLCRRLGFGLLAVTAADRVEVLLSPIALAPRKNARRRSRLVDEHQRRRGDPVVGGGSRKPIMTAYRQSALTCAAAMVDGPRRPRDLKALTPIAPKILMDNVYGWFARVDRGVYDLTDAGRASLIRWPQSPAEAAPLADLGLSIK; from the coding sequence ATGAACGAAACCTCCCTATATGCGCCGGTGAAGCGCTTCCTCGAAGGCCTCGGCTTCACAGTGAAAGGCGAGATTGGTGGCTGCGACATTGTCGCGTTGCGCGATGGTGAGCCGCCGGTTGTGGTCATATGTGAACTGAAGCTGCAGTTTAATCTCGAGCTGGTGCTGCAAGGTGTAGATCGCGCCGCCGCATGCGACGAAGTGTGGCTCGCCGCCCGCATGTCGGCCCGCGGCAAGGGGCGCGAGAGCGATGCCAGGTTTCGCAATCTCTGCCGCCGGCTCGGCTTCGGTCTGCTCGCCGTGACCGCGGCCGATCGCGTTGAAGTGCTTCTCAGCCCGATCGCCCTGGCGCCGCGCAAGAATGCGCGCCGCCGCTCCCGCCTGGTCGACGAACACCAGCGCCGGCGTGGCGACCCTGTCGTGGGAGGCGGCTCTCGCAAACCGATCATGACGGCCTATCGCCAAAGCGCCCTCACCTGCGCCGCCGCGATGGTGGATGGGCCCAGGCGGCCGCGCGATCTGAAGGCCCTGACGCCGATCGCGCCGAAGATTCTGATGGATAATGTCTATGGTTGGTTCGCGCGCGTCGATCGCGGCGTCTATGACCTCACGGATGCTGGGCGGGCGTCGCTGATCCGTTGGCCGCAATCGCCTGCCGAAGCGGCGCCATTGGCGGATTTGGGTCTGTCGATCAAGTGA
- a CDS encoding DUF2066 domain-containing protein, with protein MVASTTPICNLLYGYSSGEWRRMNKSLLALLMWLAVPTLAHADDDALYRSSLIVTGDREETRIPVIPRGFELAAQKLTGNPEIAQKAGFTALAARAAPMIWSYTYHDRMFGVPIHDEQGTRDRPFDLTFQFDRTRLNDAVAALGERPWLGPRPKLGLLLEVTDMARSYVLAADGVHGSDLRASFADASALFAIPVIFATDADLSAAAIAPDKIDAIPHETLTKLKSRLGVDAILVGRLDWGSSEPGWHAVWRLPLSADSANWKIAGANFDAAFRDAIGGAAKRLKPMK; from the coding sequence TTGGTTGCTTCCACAACGCCAATATGTAACCTCTTATATGGTTACTCAAGCGGAGAATGGAGACGCATGAACAAATCTCTGTTGGCGCTCCTCATGTGGTTAGCGGTTCCGACATTGGCCCATGCCGACGACGATGCGCTTTACCGATCGAGCCTGATCGTTACGGGTGACCGCGAGGAAACGCGCATTCCTGTTATTCCCAGGGGTTTCGAACTGGCAGCGCAGAAACTGACTGGAAACCCGGAGATTGCGCAAAAAGCCGGTTTCACTGCGCTAGCGGCCCGGGCCGCGCCAATGATCTGGTCCTATACGTACCATGATCGGATGTTTGGCGTGCCCATCCATGACGAGCAAGGAACACGCGACCGCCCTTTTGATCTCACTTTCCAGTTTGATCGGACGCGGCTGAACGATGCGGTGGCAGCGCTGGGCGAAAGGCCATGGCTCGGGCCTCGTCCCAAGCTGGGGTTGCTCCTGGAAGTTACCGACATGGCGCGCAGCTATGTGCTTGCCGCCGACGGCGTTCACGGTTCAGATCTGCGCGCTAGCTTCGCGGATGCATCGGCGCTTTTCGCCATCCCTGTCATATTCGCTACAGACGCCGATCTGTCGGCAGCGGCCATCGCGCCTGACAAGATCGATGCGATACCGCATGAGACATTGACCAAGCTGAAATCCAGATTGGGAGTCGATGCGATCCTTGTCGGCCGTCTCGATTGGGGCTCCAGTGAACCTGGCTGGCACGCGGTTTGGCGCCTGCCACTGAGCGCGGATTCCGCGAACTGGAAGATCGCCGGCGCAAACTTCGATGCTGCCTTTCGCGATGCCATTGGCGGTGCCGCCAAGCGCCTGAAGCCGATGAAATAG
- a CDS encoding CGNR zinc finger domain-containing protein: protein MRMLAGAPALDLANTLHWRDGEAIDFIPSYEDMLSFCIPAQLLAEGEGRALMRLNKKHRDVARDVHVEVLKLRSALKAWLISSARNLSHGTGPKRSSLNDFQEAIARAGGTADLGNILTLTTVSESEAICLPLRRSAAAAAMLVLFPPANDIRQCEADRCGGFFVNESRSKPRRWCSMDGCGNRAKAARFRLAHR, encoded by the coding sequence ATGCGGATGCTGGCCGGGGCGCCCGCACTTGACCTCGCCAACACCTTGCATTGGCGCGACGGGGAGGCGATCGACTTCATTCCAAGCTATGAGGATATGCTGAGCTTTTGCATCCCTGCCCAGCTGCTGGCGGAAGGCGAAGGGCGTGCCCTCATGCGGCTGAATAAAAAGCATCGGGACGTGGCCCGCGATGTTCATGTCGAGGTGCTGAAACTGCGGTCAGCGCTCAAGGCGTGGCTCATTTCGTCGGCGCGAAATCTCAGCCATGGTACAGGACCCAAACGCAGTTCTTTAAACGACTTCCAGGAGGCGATCGCTCGGGCCGGAGGGACTGCGGACTTGGGCAATATCCTGACCCTCACCACCGTTTCCGAAAGCGAGGCTATCTGCCTGCCGCTGCGCCGGTCTGCCGCGGCCGCTGCAATGCTGGTGCTCTTTCCACCGGCAAATGACATCCGGCAATGCGAGGCTGACCGCTGCGGCGGCTTCTTTGTCAATGAAAGCCGCTCAAAGCCGAGGCGCTGGTGCTCAATGGATGGCTGTGGCAACAGGGCCAAAGCGGCGCGCTTTCGCTTGGCGCATCGGTGA
- a CDS encoding acyltransferase codes for MQAHKNQKLLELDALRGIMAFWVFVSHVVLFSGLTTGKLSFLGRGEIPVTVFIVLSGFAIASSLAASDATYSQYLARRAVRIYPVAMIGIVLGVLTWTYFVPFARGIGWLDPSWVAIYDTRTASISANLWQHVLAHLFLLHGAIPEELLSGAPTSLNGPMWSLSLEWQFYLVAPLLVAALSAPKERWLALAAAILVMSIFAFRYRWHFPSQPSFLPFMLGWFFLGMLTAIYYRRIIQSSADVLAASVAIVGVAICSSTIDILVPVVIWAVSVSCISVRGIPPLDLVGGLLRTRWLIWFGERSYAFYVFHFPVMTVWAYWLQKNGFMQSKIACAALLFCSLPVVVTAAWLSYKYMEKPLNSWAKDRFSGKRRPDIAVSKIEYPA; via the coding sequence ATGCAAGCTCACAAAAACCAAAAGCTTCTAGAACTGGATGCTCTGCGCGGCATTATGGCCTTCTGGGTTTTTGTGTCGCACGTCGTCCTATTTAGCGGTCTAACCACGGGAAAACTGTCGTTTCTTGGACGAGGAGAAATCCCCGTAACCGTGTTTATCGTTCTCAGCGGATTCGCTATCGCATCGTCGTTGGCCGCATCCGACGCAACGTACTCGCAATACTTGGCGCGCCGCGCTGTCCGCATCTATCCCGTCGCCATGATCGGTATCGTTCTCGGCGTGTTGACATGGACTTATTTCGTGCCGTTTGCCCGAGGTATTGGGTGGCTGGACCCATCATGGGTCGCAATCTACGACACGCGAACGGCAAGCATATCGGCCAATCTCTGGCAGCACGTGCTCGCGCACCTATTCCTTTTACACGGGGCGATTCCAGAGGAACTTCTTTCTGGTGCACCCACATCGCTGAACGGACCGATGTGGAGCCTGTCATTGGAATGGCAGTTTTATCTTGTCGCACCATTGCTCGTTGCCGCGTTGTCAGCTCCTAAGGAGCGCTGGTTGGCGCTGGCGGCGGCAATTCTAGTGATGTCCATCTTCGCCTTTCGCTATCGTTGGCATTTCCCGTCGCAGCCGTCTTTTCTGCCGTTCATGCTTGGATGGTTCTTTCTAGGCATGCTGACAGCCATTTATTATCGTCGCATCATCCAGAGTAGCGCGGATGTGCTGGCTGCGTCTGTGGCAATTGTCGGAGTCGCGATATGTTCTTCAACCATCGATATCCTAGTGCCGGTAGTCATATGGGCGGTGTCGGTAAGCTGCATTTCAGTTCGGGGAATACCGCCGCTTGATCTTGTCGGCGGCCTGCTTCGCACCCGATGGCTCATCTGGTTCGGGGAGCGTTCCTACGCATTTTACGTGTTCCATTTTCCGGTCATGACAGTCTGGGCTTACTGGCTACAGAAAAATGGCTTCATGCAAAGCAAGATAGCATGCGCAGCTCTGCTTTTTTGCAGTTTGCCGGTCGTTGTGACTGCTGCATGGCTCTCCTACAAGTACATGGAAAAGCCGTTGAATTCGTGGGCCAAAGACCGGTTTTCTGGTAAAAGGCGCCCTGATATCGCGGTCAGCAAAATCGAATATCCAGCCTAA
- a CDS encoding tyrosine-type recombinase/integrase: protein MGVEKAMPKIAKELSALAVKNLKHPGSSASGNVVHAIGGVAGLMLQITPRGGRSWLLRTMVNGKRREMGLGGHDVSLGEARERARTMKAKIRDQGVDPVQEKRDRRKAAEAAAKRHLLFRDAVDKFLTDTLAEFRNEKHRKQWRSTLDNYVMPVIGNLAVSDVTKHHLVEILKPIWATKTETATRLRQRIERVLDWTKAHGHRDGDNPAAWKGNLAAMLSKPSKVKQSDNQPAIQLKDAPTWFAALRKREGTGARALEFVTLTAGRSGEVRGMEWPEIDWDAKLWMVPAARMKMKKPHTVALSDAALAILTRMKEAKTDNSKYVFPAIRGGMLSDMTLSATMKRMHESDVEAGRVGWPDKHSGRPAVPHGLRSTFSDWSGELSDYPRDMREFALAHAINSEVEAAYRRETMVEKRRAMMSDWAAFLRGNKQ, encoded by the coding sequence ATGGGTGTGGAAAAAGCGATGCCGAAAATTGCCAAGGAACTTTCAGCGCTCGCCGTCAAAAATTTGAAGCATCCCGGATCATCCGCATCGGGGAATGTTGTCCATGCCATTGGCGGTGTCGCTGGCCTCATGCTCCAGATAACGCCCCGTGGCGGCCGGTCGTGGCTTTTGCGCACCATGGTGAATGGCAAACGCCGCGAAATGGGTCTTGGCGGACATGACGTGTCGTTGGGTGAGGCGCGCGAACGCGCTAGAACGATGAAAGCTAAAATCCGTGATCAAGGTGTTGATCCGGTGCAAGAGAAGCGCGACCGTCGTAAGGCAGCGGAGGCGGCGGCCAAGCGTCACCTACTATTCCGTGACGCCGTTGACAAATTTTTGACCGATACGCTGGCGGAATTCAGGAACGAAAAACACCGGAAGCAGTGGCGCTCAACGCTCGATAATTACGTCATGCCTGTCATTGGGAATCTTGCCGTTTCCGACGTGACCAAGCACCACTTGGTCGAAATCCTCAAACCAATCTGGGCGACTAAGACCGAAACAGCCACACGACTACGGCAGCGTATTGAACGTGTGTTGGATTGGACTAAGGCGCATGGACACCGCGACGGCGATAATCCGGCGGCATGGAAAGGCAATCTTGCCGCCATGTTGTCGAAACCAAGCAAGGTCAAGCAATCCGATAATCAACCCGCCATTCAGTTGAAAGACGCGCCCACATGGTTTGCCGCGTTGCGCAAACGCGAAGGGACAGGAGCACGGGCGCTTGAATTCGTCACATTGACCGCCGGACGATCCGGCGAAGTGCGCGGCATGGAATGGCCGGAAATAGATTGGGACGCCAAATTGTGGATGGTCCCGGCTGCACGAATGAAGATGAAAAAGCCACACACGGTTGCGCTGTCTGATGCTGCGCTAGCAATTCTGACCAGGATGAAAGAGGCGAAAACCGATAATAGCAAATATGTGTTCCCGGCGATCCGTGGCGGGATGCTGTCCGATATGACGCTATCGGCGACAATGAAGCGCATGCACGAAAGCGACGTGGAGGCCGGGCGCGTTGGATGGCCGGACAAGCATTCTGGCCGTCCAGCGGTCCCCCACGGCTTGCGCTCAACATTCAGCGATTGGTCCGGCGAACTTTCGGACTATCCCCGCGACATGCGGGAATTCGCCCTGGCCCATGCCATCAACAGCGAAGTTGAAGCCGCGTACCGGCGCGAAACGATGGTTGAGAAACGCCGCGCCATGATGAGCGATTGGGCCGCGTTCTTGCGAGGTAACAAGCAATGA
- a CDS encoding AlpA family transcriptional regulator — MPEPDRILRLKTVLSRTGLSRSTIYRKIAEGTFPRQIQISIHGAGWHESDISRWITNPVSWRPQDEGDEL; from the coding sequence ATGCCTGAACCAGACCGGATCCTCCGCCTGAAAACCGTTCTTTCCCGGACCGGTCTGTCTCGGTCCACGATATATCGCAAGATAGCCGAAGGCACCTTCCCACGCCAGATCCAGATCAGTATCCACGGTGCAGGCTGGCATGAATCCGATATCAGTCGCTGGATAACCAATCCCGTTTCGTGGCGTCCGCAAGACGAGGGCGACGAGTTATGA